A region from the Bactrocera dorsalis isolate Fly_Bdor chromosome 1, ASM2337382v1, whole genome shotgun sequence genome encodes:
- the LOC105224060 gene encoding uncharacterized protein LOC105224060 — MKSLLDLNDDCLIEIFKYLSLVEAFKVIDVRNARLTEIAHQRISTFKELNITIRDFPNFNAEQLRIIGSNMYSLSMTCGYSIPTRNVLNVIQPLCEGAAATKQLRVFSLNYVYFNKEYCQYIGNAAAKLQKLNLNYCQLTDKLLTDLLKSCNNLLELEILGNYTLNGEFLNKLHLPTLRVLKLELHAEWNYPMEKFKIKNPNVKLII; from the coding sequence ATGAAATCTCTACTTGATCTGAACGACGATTGTCTCatagaaatattcaaatacCTCAGCCTTGTGGAAGCGTTTAAAGTAATCGATGTGCGCAATGCACGTCTTACGGAAATCGCACATCAAAGAATTTCAACATTTAAGGAGCTCAATATTACAATACGAGATTTCCCGAATTTCAACGCAGAGCAGCTGCGAATAATAGGTTCAAATATGTACAGTCTTAGTATGACTTGCGGATACTCAATACCAACACGAAATGTATTAAATGTAATACAACCGCTCTGCGAAGGAGCTGCCGCTACTAAGCAATTGCGTGTGTTTTCgctaaattatgtatatttcaataaagaATACTGTCAATACATCGGCAACGCGGCGGCAAAGTTACAAAAGCTCAATTTGAATTATTGCCAACTAACCGACAAACTTTTAACAGACTTACTGAAGAGCTGTAACAATTTATTAGAACTAGAAATATTGGGCAATTACACGTTGAACGGCGAGTTTTTGAACAAACTTCACTTACCTACCTTGCGAGTACTCAAATTGGAATTGCATGCGGAGTGGAACTATCCCAtggagaaatttaaaattaaaaacccaaatgttaaattgataatttaa
- the LOC105224058 gene encoding cyclic AMP-dependent transcription factor ATF-4 isoform X2: MNVTYMTPHTYEWSEDKVPLLDTDSIIAHPNSVTKVYSNFDNSDALKSENFEITVLTTLTPPQSPPQSSTSANILQHAIATEGVVNFNNYIHHHSTFHTTPATVSSSAPTPVATSTNHAVPSHAIASATPTATLQNLHFSNYYGAAPFTPSEAPQTDDDKRNSQIVDDILKSFIKELPDLNDECESNSSSAYSTVSRPESIVTDEDWSPDSSFSSSASSSPIYGGGDEDNSQFVQSKQSEPKKRTRPYGRGVEDRKIRKKEQNKNAATRYRQKKKIEMENVLNEEQQLTQRNDELKRILAERQREAKYLKTLIREFYSQKKGSQSSKH; the protein is encoded by the exons AGTGGTCCGAAGACAAAGTGCCACTACTCGATACCGACTCCATCATTGCTCACCCCAATTCAGTAACAAAAGTCTACAGCAACTTTGATAATTCTGATGCACTAAAATCGGAAAATTTCGAAATCACAGTTCTGACCACATTAACTCCACCGCAATCTCCACCACAATCTTCAACATCGGCAAACATCCTACAACATGCCATTGCAACGGAAGGCGTAGTTAAT ttcaaTAACTATATACACCACCACTCAACGTTCCATACAACACCGGCAACAGTGAGTAGTTCCGCACCAACACCAGTAGCTACATCTACAAACCACGCCGTTCCGTCCCATGCGATAGCATCGGCTACACCTACAGCAACGCTACAAAATCTACATTTCTCTAACTACTATGGAGCTGCACCGTTCACACCTTCTGAGGCGCCACAAACCGACGACGACAAACGCAACTCACAGATCGTAGATGATATATTGAAATCATTCATAAAAGAATTGCCAGATTTAAACGATGAATGTGAGTCCAACTCGTCATCGGCATACTCGACTGTATCGCGCCCAGAGTCAATTGTTACCGATGAAGATTGGTCGCCAGATTCTTCTTTCTCATCATCTGCCAGTTCTTCGCCCATTTATGGCGGCGGTGATGAAGACAACTCACAATTTGTGCAGTCAAAACAATCCGAACCCAAGAAGCGTACACGCCCATATGGACGTGGTGTTGAAGATCGCAAAATTCGGAAAAAGGAACAAAACAAGAATGCGGCTACACGTTAtcgtcaaaagaaaaaaatcgaaatggaGAACGTGCTAAATGAGGAGCAACAACTAACACAGCGTAATGACGAGCTGAAACGCATATTGGCCGAGCGTCAGCGTGAGGCCAAGTACTTAAAGACCCTCATTAGGGAGTTCTACAGCCAGAAAAAGGGCAGTCAAAGCAGTAAACATTGA